The DNA segment TTCATGGCTCAATGCCGTTGACACCCGGGCGCTTTCGCAACAAATCCGAAACCGAAGCGACAAAGAATTTTCACGCCCTCGTCATGCGCTCATCATGAGATTGGCCGATCCTTTCCTGGTTTTTATGAGACCCGGAAAAGGACGTGGCGCTGTGAAGCCTCTGATCGTAAACAATCTCGAGATTCGGTTGGCCGAATCTGACCACGAAGTCGACGCCTCTCAGGCGCTGCGCTATCGCATCTTTTATGAAGAGATGGGCGCGAAAGCCAGCCCGCGCGTGCTGAAGACCGAGCGCGACTTCGACCCGTATGATGAATTCTGCGATCACCTGCTGGTGATCGACCGCGAGCGTGGCTCTGCGGCGAACCCCTGCGTGGTCGGCACCTATCGTTTGTTGCGCGGCGATGTCGCCGACCAATACGCCGGCTTTTATTCGGAAAGCGAGTTTGAACTGGGTCCGCTGATCCATCGCTCCGGCCCGGTTTTGGAATTGGGCCGCAGCTGCATCGACAGCGACTATCGTTCACGCGGCACCATGCAGCTGTTATGGCGCGGTATCGCCGATTATGTGTTCAAGCACCAGATCCGATACATGTTCGGCTGCGCCTCGATCCCCGGCACCAATCCCGGCGACATGAAGCTGCCGCTGTCGTATCTCTATCACCACCACCTGGCGCCGCGCCATATCCGCACGCACGCCCTGGACAGCCGCTTCGTCGATATGAACATGATGGCCAAAGACACCATCGATGCCGGTCAGGCGCTGCGTGAGTTGCCGCCGCTGATCAAAGGCTACTTGCGTGTCGGCGGCGTGATCGGCGATGGCGCCGTGATCGATTACGATTTCAATACGGTCGATGTGAACATCATCGTGGAAACCGAAAACGTCACGTCCAAATACCTCAACCATTACACCCGCGACAGCGACAAAGCCGCTGCCGAAGGCCATGCGCAAACCACGGCACAGTCCGGTGCCACAACCAAACGGGACGCGGCTGCATGAGGTTCTCCCCCCTTCGTGCGGGTGTGAAGCTCGGTTTATTCGTGGTGTTGGTCGGCGTGCTTTTGGGGCCTTATGCCCTGCTGCTCGCCGCCGCACCCGGCAAACGTCACCATATCGCCAGGCTTTTTTTCAAAGGATGCGCAGTACTGACCGGCTTGCGCCTCAAGGTGCGTGGCATGCCCGGCGCAGACATCGCCTTGTTCGCCGCCAACCACAGCTCGTATCTCGACATTCCAGTGTTGGGCGCAGCCGTCGGCGGCGGCGTGTTCGTGGCCAAAAGCGAGGTCGCGGACTGGCCGTTGTTCGGTTTTCTGGCACGCATTTCGCGCACCGTGTTCATCAGCCGCAACGGCGCGGATGCTGCCCAACAGCGTGAGCTTCTCGCGGCGCGTATGAACAAAGGCGCCAGCCTGATCTTGTTTCCCGAAGGCACCTCGACCGACGGCTCGCACGTCAAACGGTTCAAGAGCTCACTGTTTTCTGCGCTTGAGGACGTCACCCGCGAAGCCTGGGTGCAGCCCGTCAGCATCGTTTACGCGCGCCATAAACAGGGCCGGGCGCTCAGTCAGGGAGAACGCGAAAACTACACCTGGTTCGGCGATATGACCCTGGCCCCGCATCTGCTCAACGTGTTCGGCATCAGCGGCTGCGAAGTCGAGGTGGTTTTTCACCCCCCGCTGCTGGCGAGCGCCTTCAGAGACCGCAAGCATCTCGCTACAGCATGCGAAACCGTGGTCGCAAACGCTTTGCAAAAATCGCTCGGCGCACCCCACAACGAGGACGTCTTTGATCTGGAATTCGACCCGATGTTGGATCCCTTAATGGAACCGGTGCCCCACGTCAGCGGCGAATAATCATTTCGTTTCGCGGATCTGCTCTTCAGTGAGCGCTTCGCTGTAATCCATCACCACGCCGGCTTCCTTGAACATGCGTTCGGAAAATTGGCCCTTTTCATCCCAGCGCTTTTGAAAATCGGCATCCGAGACCGAGGCTTTGTCGACCACCACGCGCTTGATGCCAACCTGCAAGATGGCGCGGGCGCAATCGGGGCATGGAATGTGGGTCACGTAGATGGTGTTGTTGAGCAGCGTCTGACCGGTACGGGTGGCGTTGTAGATGGCGTTGCGTTCGGCGTGTTCGGTCCAGTCGTATTTGTCGGGACGTTCGTGGCGTTCCGCCGCATCATCGTCTATATCGCGGGGAAAACCGTTGTAACCGTACGAGCTGGGCGTCTTGTCCTCGGCCACGATCACCGCGCCGACACGGGTGGAGCGATCCTTGGACCACGACGCGATTTCACGCGCCAAGCGGATAAAGCGGGAATCCCATTTTAGCGACATTGCGGCCCTCACAAAAAAGCGTTCCCTTTGTTTCTAGGGAACGCTCCTGCTCAACGCAAGTGAAGATAAAATGGGCCCCCGGAATCATGTTCGAGTGCGACCTGGAACAATGTGAAATACCGGGAGCCCTGGAGGTCACCCCCCAAATTTGTTCAGTGCATTTCAGCGCGGATTTTTTCGCGGAAGGCGTCGATGCACACCAGCTGACCTTTTTGCTCGACGTGCCAGAACTGCCAGCCGTTGCAACTGGGCGCTTTTTGCACAAACGCCCCGGCCTGATGAATCGAGCCCTGAAATTCCGCCGTCACCAGCGTGCCGTCGGCGCGTACCCGTGCGGAAAAGCGGCGGCGGTTGTCGTACAGCACATCGCCGGGCTTGAGCAGTCCGCGTTCAACCACGGTGCCGAACGGAATGCGCGGCGCGGTGCGCTTACTGTGGGTGCGCAGAAGCTCGAGATCCTGTTGCGCTTTGACGCGTTTGATGCGGGCCTCTGCGATCTCGGCGTATTCGGGGTCTTGTTCCAGGCCGATCCAGTTGCGGCCCAATTTACGGGCGACCGCGCCGGTGGTGCCGGTGCCGAAAAACGGATCCAAGATCACGTCGCCGGGTTCGGACGAACTCAAAATCACGCGATACAGCAGGCTTTCCGGCTTTTGCGTCGGATGGGCTTTTTTGCCGTCTTTCTTCAACCGCTCGCCACCCGAACAGATTGGCAAGGTCCAGTCCGATCGCATCTGCAAATCGTCGTTCAGCGCTTTCATCGCTTCGTAATTAAAGCGGTAGCGCGCGTCCTTGTCCTTGGCCACCCAAATCATGGTTTCGTGGGCGTTGGTAAAGCGCCGTCCCCGGAAATTGGGCATCGGGTTGGTTTTACGCCAAATCACGTCGTTGAGCATCCAGAACCCCAGGTCCTGCAACACCGCGCCGACGCGGAAAATATTGTGATAGCTGCCAATCACCCACAAGGTGCCATCGGGCTTCAACACCCGGCGCGCGGCTTTCAACCAGCGACGGGAAAACTCGTCGTAGGCCTGAAAACTTTCAAATTGGTCCCAATCGTCATCGACGGCGTCGACCTTGGTGTTGTTGGGGCGATGCAGATCACCCCCCAATTGAAGGTTATACGGCGGGTCGGCAAAGATCATATCGACGGAGCCTTCGGGAAGGCTTTCCATGTTTTCGATACAGTCCCCGACCAGGATCTTGTTCAGCGGTAAGATTGAATTGCTCATGTGGGCAACATGACCGACACATGAATCGCCGTCAAGGAATTAAATAGAATCAATATGTTAGTAGATTTTGTTAGACCTACATATTGAGTCTCAGGAATCTGCTGGACTCAACATCTTGCGAATTGGGGCAAAACTTTTTCTGTGCTCAGGGGTGATACCAAGACGCTTGAGACCGTCTTGATGGGCTTTGGTGCCATAGCCCGCATTGGCCGCCCACCCGTAGCCCGGGTACAGGCGGTCGAGTTCGGCCATCATGCGGTCGCGGCTGACCTTGGCGACGATGGATGCGGCGGCAATGGACAGCGAGCGCCCGTCGCCTTTGACCACCGCCTCGGCCGCGCACGGCAAGCCGCTCGGCACGCGGTTGCCGTCAATCAAGGCGTAATCGGGCACCACGGCCAAATCCACCACCGCCCGGCGCATCGCCAACATGGTCGCTTGCAAGATGTTCAGTTCATCGATTTCAGCGACGCTCGCCACGCCAACGCCCAGCACCGCGTCGGATTGCCGCAAACGCAACAACAGCGCTTCACGCTTTTCAGCCTTAAGTTTTTTGGAATCGTCCAAGCCGTCGATCAGGTCTTGCGGCAAGGTTTTCGGGTTGAGAATCGCCGCCCCCGCCACCACCGGCCCGGCCCATGGACCGCGCCCCGCCTCATCGACCCCGGCGACAAGGCCGGGCTTGCTCAATTCGAAGGAAAAGTCAGGCACGGCTTTGGTCTTTCGGATGATCGTCGAAGAGGAAACAGGCTATCGCGAAACGCATTGTTGTCCGACGGCTGCAGTTTGCCAAGGGGCGTTCTTCAGACCTTGTGATCCCGACGCCTGTTAGAGTAAGGCCAGTTGGTCTCCGACCTGCGGCGGCCGGGAAAAAGCATCGACGTTCAGCTTAAACTCACCGGGATCGGCGGGTGCCAATCCCAATTTCTTACACGCCAAGCAAAACCGCTGGCTCAACAACTTGGCGTGCACCCCGGTGCCGGTCATGCGCGTACCGAAGTTGGGATCGTTGTGCCCGCCGCCCCGCGACTGGCTCAGCAAGCTCATCACCCGCTTGGCTTTGCCTGGGGCGTGTGTCTGCAGCCATTCTCCAAACAGGCCTTTAAGTTCGCGTGGCAACCGCAACAAGATGTAGGTTGCGACCCGCGCCCCAGCCTCCGCGCTCGACTGCAAGATGGCTTCCAACTCGTGGTCGTTCAGCGTCGGCACCATCGGGGCGGCGAGCACCGCCACCGGAACACCGGCACCAGACAGAACTTCCATTGCCTCAAGACGTCTGGCCGGTGTCGCGGCGCGCGGTTCCATGGTGCGGGCAAGATCGCGGTCCAAGGTGGTCAACGAGATGCCCACAGAAACCAGATTGCGCGCCGCCATGTCGGCCAAGATATCCACATCGCGCGTGATCAAATGCGATTTGGTGATGATCACGGCGGGGTGGCGATAGGCGTGCAGAATTTCCAGAACTTGGCGGGTGATGCGCCGTTCCCGTTCGATCGGCTGGTAGGGATCGGTGTTGGCGCCAATCATCACCGGGGCGGGGCTATAGCTGGGCTTGCGCAGTTCCACTTCCAACACTGTCGCCAGATTGTCTTTGACGAACAGTTTGCTTTCGAAATCCAATCCCGGCGACAGGTTCATGTAGGCGTGCGAGGGCCTCGCGTAACAGTACACGCAGCCGTGTTCGCAGCCTCGATAAGGATTGAGCGATCGGTCAAAGGGCAGATCCGGCGAGGCGTTGCGCGTCAACGCCGACTTGGCACATTCAACCGTCACCTCGGTCTTGAGCTTATCGAGCTCGGCCCCCTCACCAGCCAAATCCCAACCATCGTCGACGGCGACGCGGGCGTGCGGCTCGAACCGCCCGGCATGGTTGGACACGGCGCCCCGGCCTTTTTTGGGCTGATTCGGTACGATATCGATCATCGTCGAAGCATAAGCGAATGGACGGAACATTACAAGAACACCGAAGTCTCTTTTCAACCGCCTAGAGCATGCTAATCTTTGCCCATGCTGTCGGTCATCATCCCCACCCTCAACGCCGGACAAACCTTGGGCCGCACCTTGCACAGCGTCCAGGCGTCGGCGCCGCCACTGCTGGACGTGCTGGTGGTCGATGGCGGTTCCAGCGACGACACCGCCCGCATCGCCGCCGATCAAGGCGCCAAACTGATCGAGACCCAGCCCGGACGCGGCCGCCAACTGGCCCACGGCGCTGAGGTGGCGAAGGGACCGTGGCTCTTGTTTCTACACGCCGACACCGTGTTGCCCGATGATTGGGAAGCGGATCTCAGCCGCTTCATCACCCTTGAACGCAACCAAAACCTAGCTGGCTATTTTCGCCTTCGCTTCGACATCCAAAGTCGCGCCGCCCGCCGTGTCGCGGCGTTGGCCAATTGGCGCGCCGATGTGTTGGGCTTGCCTTACGGCGACCAAGGCCTGCTGATCCACCGCGACCTTTACGAAGCTGTCGGCGGTTTTCGCGCCGAGCAAAATTTGATGGAAGATGTCGACTTGGTACGCCGCATCGGGCCGATGCGCCTCAAACGCATCAACCGCACCGTCACCACGTCGGCTACGCGCTACCAATCCGGTGGCTGGTGGGCGCGCCCGACGCGCAACGTGCTGTGTTTGGCGTTGTATCTGTTGGGCGCACCCCCACGCTGGATCGAAAGCCTGTATCGATGAGGCATCTGGTTTTGATGGCCAAAGCGCCACGCATCGGTCGGGTCAAATCCCGCCTTGCCAAAGATATCGGGCAAGTCGGGGCGTGGGCGTTTCAGCGTCGCACCCTGTTTGATGTCGCCCGCAAGTTGAAAGATGACCGTTGGCGATGTTGGCTGAGCGTCACGCCGGACCGATCGCGGTTCGAGCCGCGCATGTGGCCCAAGGGTTGGACGCTGATCTCCCAAGGCGACGGCGATTTGGGCGATCGCATGCTTAGGCCGTGGCTAGATCTGCCGCCTGGCCCTGTTGTCATCGTCGGCAGCGACATCCCCGACATCACCGCGACGCACATCGCGGCGGCGTTCGAAGCGTTGGGTGAAAACGACCTGGTGTTCGGCCCCGCCACCGACGGCGGTTATTGGCTGGTCGGCGCGAAACGCCGTCCGTGCCCGATCAACCCGTTTGCAGGCGTGCGCTGGTCGAGCGAACACGCGCTCAATGACACCATCGCCAATGTGCCGGTCGGCGCAAAGATCGGTTTTATCGAAACGCTCAGCGACGTCGACGACGAAGCCGACCTTAAACGAGGTGCTCTTTAAGGCGCGGCATCAGTTCGACCATGTTGCACGGCCGCGTGCGGGCGTCGAGTTGATGGACCAAGATGTCATCCCACGCGTCCTTGCACGCCCCGGTCGAACCCGGCAGCGCAAACAGATAGGTGCCGTTGGCGAGACCCGCGGTGGCGCGGGACTGAATGGTCGAGGTCTTGATCTTTTGATAGCTGATCCAGCGGAACAACTCACCAAAACCCGGAATTTCTTTTTCCTGCACCTGGGCGAACGCTTCGGGCGTCACGTCGCGGCCGGTCAGGCCGGTGCCGCCGGTGGCGATGACCACGTCGATGTCGTCGTCCGCGATCCAGACCTTAAGCTGTTCGACCAACATCGGCACGTCGTCCTTGATGATTTCGCGCGCGGCGACGATGTGGTTCGCGCCTTCGATGCGTTGCACCAAGGTGTCGCCCGATTTATCGGTTTCCAACGTGCGGGTGTCCGACACCGTCAACACCGCGATGCGCACCGGTAAAAATACGCGCTCCCCTTCAATTTTGGACATTGGCGGCGACCTCTTGCGGTTGTTGGCTTTGACCTGCACCCAACGCGCTGTAGCTGGGCCAAACACCCGAGGCGACAGCGTCCAGGGACGGCGCGCTTTGACCTAAGCGATTGCGATAAATCCACAAGTTGGTCAGCACGCGTTCGATAAAAATACGGGTTTCACGCGACGGCAGGCTTTCGATGAAAAACAACGCATCGTCCATGTCATCGACGTTGCGCCGCCATTTGTTGAGATTGCCCGGACCGCCGTTCCAAGCCGCAGCCATCAAGAACAGGTCGCCTTGGATTTTGTCGTCGCTGAGCAACAGCGAAATGTATTTTTGCCCCAGCTGCAAATTAAACTGCGGATCGAACAGTTCCGAACGCTTGTTCCAGCGCAAGGTTCGGTCGCGCGCGACGAAGCTCGCGGTGCCCGGCATCAACTGCATCAAACCGCGTGCGCCCGCGCCGGATTTGGCGTTGGGGTTGAAGCGCGATTCCTGACGCACCAGGGCGTAAATCAACGCTCGGTCGACCTTGAACCCGTCCGCCGGTTCCCACGACGGCAACGGATAGGACGCACCGTCGAAACCGCCGCCGTTGGGATAGAGCATCGCGTCCAGGCGCATGGTTAGTTCCGCCATGCCGGTGTGCGCGGCGATGGCGAGCATGCCGCGCGACAGCTCACGCGGGGCCAACCGCGCGGTTTGGCGCATTTCTTTTTCGGCAATAACGTCTTCGCCAATTTGCAGCAAAGCCAGGGCGCGCCGCCCGCCGTTGTGTTGCAGCAGCGCTTGCACCTCGGTGCCATCCATTGGCGGCAGGTCCCAGTTGAACGCCGGCTCGCGGCCCAACAGCTTGCTCGCCAACATGCCGTAGAACGTGCGCGGGTGTTCGGCGGCCTGTTCCAGCAACGCCATGACCTTTTCCGGACGACGCGAAATCAAATGCGCGCGCGCGGCCCAAAACGCGCTGGCGGAATGGGACCAGGGTGAAGCGTCATACTTTGCCGACAATTCGAAGTGTTCCGCGGCTTTGTCCAGCTGCCCCAGACGCCATTGCGCCAAGCCCGCCGTCCAGTGCAGCCCCGACTGATATTTGCCTGAACGGCTGGCGGCTTTTTCAGCCCACTCGACCGCCCACTGGTCGCGCCCGGCCATGAAATAACCATGGGCGAGACGTCCACGCGCCCAGTCCATGTTGTAATCGTCGAACAGCTTTTTGACCTCGGCCGTTTCGATCAGCTTTTTCACCGCCAAGGTATGGCCTTTGCGCAGGTGGCTTTTGATGGTGACCTTCAGGCGCGCAACGCGGCGGCGCTGTTCGCGGTTCAGGTGCTTGCGCTTGGGCCCTTCGGCGGCGTCGGACGACGTCGCGGGTTGATACAGCCCACGGCCGATGATCGGCTTGTCCGGATATTTGTAATTCGCCGGACGGCGTTTGAGCGCCAGTTTGTAGATCTGCTGAGCATCGTGGTGATCGGCGTATTCGGCCAGCCACGCCTTGAGTTCTTTGTATTTCGAACGGTACTTGGTGGGATGCAGATAGCGCTGCGCCAACACGTGGCCCATCAGCAGCCGGTCGGTGAGCTTTTTGATTTCACGATCGGCTTTGGCCCAATCGCCTTTTTCCTGCAGGGCGAAAATGGTGCGATAGAGCTCGGCGTCATCGGCGCTCAACACGCTGGGTAGGGCGACCTGGCCGACTTGCATCGCGGGCAGCGACGCCAGCTCGGGCGCGGCCTCTTGGGCGGCACTTACCGATGGCATCGACACAACCGCGCCCGCCACGGACGCGGCGAACGTCATCGCACGCAAAACCAGTCTTATGGAAGGCATAATGTTTTAAACAACCCCACTCACGGCACAGCGGATCGGACACCGCGCGTTTCTGACTTTATGCATATGGAAGACAACGCCCGAATCGGGTTTTATCATCCCCCCTAAATATTGATAAATCTTATACGTCACAGCCGCACATGTGGCAACGGGGGCCGCCAAACGGCGCGCGACGCAACGTTAGGCAAGCTCGGCCAGCTTAGCCTTGATCGCTATCAAATCGGACCAGGCCTCGCGTTTGTGCGCCGGCGTGCGCAGCAAATAAGCCGGATGATAGATCGCACTGGCGGCGATGGGATGTGACATTCGTCCGGTTTCATAAGTGAACCAGCGGCCACGCAAGCGGGACACACTGCCTTGCTGCGCCAAAAGCGAATGCGTCGCCGGTCCGCCAACGGTGATCAAGATGGCCGGATCGATCAGCTCGATCATGCGTTCGACGAACGGCAGACAGACCGCGATTTCGCCGGAATTGGGCGTTCGATTGCCTGGCGGGCGCCAGAACACGGTGTTGGAAATAAACACGTCCGAGCGATTTAAGCCGATGGACGCCAGCATCTTGTCCAAAAGCTGACCGCTGGCGCCGACGAACGGCACGCCTTGGCGATCTTCATCCGCGCCCGGTGCTTCGCCGATCAACACAAGCCGCGCATCGGGGTTGCCGTCACCGAACACCAGGTTCATCGCGGTCTTTTTCAACGGACAGCCGTCGAAATCTTGCAAAACCGCACGTAGCTCATCCAGGTTCTTAGCTTCACGGGCCAATTTGACGGCGCTTTTCATCGCCTCTTCGCCGACGCCGCCATCGCTCGGTCGGACCTGCGCGGGTCCGGCGCGACCGGCGGGCGTCGGCACCCCTCCGGTCTGTGCACTGTGCGCAGCGTGGTGTGCGGCATGTCCGGCGTTGGCGTCTTTCAGCAACGCTTGCGCCTCGGCGTCACGCTGGGCCTGGGCTTCGCGCACCAGGGCGTAACGGTCCAGAGGTTCTTCACCCACGGCCTCGTCCACCCCGGCATCGAGATACCAGGCCAAAACGTCGGCGGGATGGTGCAGAGCGTCTTCAAATGCGTTCATGGCCACACCATACCATCGTCACCGGGCAAGGAAAGCCTTGCTGCACCGCAAATCATTATTTCGCAGTTGCAGCATTTCCAATCCTGAGGTTTAATTTCAAGAATGTAACCGGGCGCAAAACCCGGGCCGAGAATTATAATGGCCAAGACACAGGGCAGAGCAGGAGCGCAAAGCGCATGGAACGGGAATCGATGGAATTCGACGTGGTCGTGGTCGGGGGCGGCCCGGCGGGCCTGACGGCGGCGATCCGCATCAAGCAACAGGCGCAAGTGGCGGGTAAAGACATTTCCGTGTGCGTGCTGGAAAAGGGTTCCGAAATCGGCGCGCATATCCTGTCCGGCGCGGTGATCGACCCGATCGCGCTGACCGAACTGTTTCCCGACTGGCAAGACAAAGGTGCGCCGCTCACCACCCCGGTCACGGACGACCAATTCCTGTTTTTGACCTCCCAATCCGCGTTCAAGCTGCCGACACCGCCACAAATGCACAACGCGGGTAATTTCGTCGCTTCGCTGGGCGCGCTGACGCGCTGGTTGGGCGAACAGGCCGAAACGCTGGAGATCGAGGTGTTCGCGGGGTTCGCAGCGGCCGAAATCCTCTATCACGACGACGGCCGCGTCAAAGGCGTCGCCACCGGCGATATGGGCCGCACCGCAGCGGGCGAAGAAGGCCCCAATTTCGAACCGGGCGTGGAATTGCACGCCACCTACACCCTGTTCGCCGAAGGCTGCCGCGGCTCGCTGTCGCAGCAGTTGATGGCCAAGTTCGGCCTGCGCGACGGCATCGGCCCGCAGACGTACGGCATCGGCATCAAGGAACTGTGGGAAATCAAACCCGAAAACCACAAACCCGGCACCGTCATCCACACCGTCGGCTGGCCGCTGACCAGCGACGTCTACGGTGGCTCGTTCCTCTATCACCTGGGCGACAATCTGGTGTCGGTGGGCTTCATCGTCGGGCTGGATTACACCAACCCCTATCTATCGCCGTTCGATGAGATGCAGCGATTCAAGACCCATCCCAAAATCCGCCCGGTGTTCGAAGGCGGGCGGCGCATCGCCTATGGCGCGCGCGCGCTCAACGAAGGTGGTTTTCAAGCGATTCCCAAGCTGATCTTCCCCGGCGGTGCGTTGATCGGCGCGTCGGCTGGTTTCATGAACGTGCCGCGCATCAAGGGTTCGCACACGGCGATGAAATCGGCCATCGAATGCGCCGACGCTATTGTCGCAGCGATGGGCGAAAACGCCCCCGCGTTGTTGGACGCCTATCCCGAAACGCTCCAAAAATCGTGGTTGTGGGCGGAACTGTTCAAGTCGCGCAACATTCGCCCGTCGTTCAAAAACGGCCTGTGGGCAGGCATCGCCTATTCGGCCATCGACACCTATCTATTCGCCGGGCGCGCGCCGTGGACATTCAGTCATCACAGCGACCACGACCAATTGAAGCGCGCACAAGCGCCGCTGAAAATCGACTATCCCAAACCCGACGGGGTGGTGAGCTTCGACAAGCTCAGTTCGGTATTCGTTTCCAACACCAACCACGAAGAAGACCAGCCTTGTCACCTGACCCTCAAGGACGATCGGGTGCCGGTGAACACCAACTTGGTTCTTTATGACGGGCCGGAGGCGCGCTTTTGCCCTGCCGGCGTTTATGAATTCGTCGAGGTCGAAGGCGACCCAGACAGCAAACGCCTTCAGATCAACGCCCAGAACTGCGTCCACTGCAAGACCTGCGACATCAAGGATCCGACGCAAAACATCGTGTGGACCACCCCGCAAGGCGGCGGCGGGCCTAATTATCCGAATATGTAAAAATACGCGTTCCCGTTTGTTGCCCGGCGCGCGTGGGGCGGCTACACTCTGCGCATGTTTGCTCAACGCCCCCCTCTGCGGCCTTTGGGTCCGTCTCTCCGTCCGCTGCGCACGTTCGCGGCGCTGCTGTTTGTATCCGGATGTGTTCTCAGCGCCCCGACGGTGGTGCCGGCATCAGATGGCCAGCCCCACATCGGCGAAAGCGCCGCGGGAAATTATCTCGCCGGCCGCCACGCCGAACAGGTCGGTCAAAGCCTGGCCGCGATGCAATACTACGGTATCGCCACCACCCGCGGCGATCTCGCCACCGCAGACCTATACAAACGCATCTATATTCTGGCGTTGACCGAAGGGCGCATCGACGAAGCGCTCACGTCGCTCGAAAAGGTCGAAAAAGCCGGAGAGAAAGCTCCCTTCGCCAATCTGTTGCGCGCGGTCCACGCGATCAAGATCAATAACTTCGCGCCCGTCGAGGAGCTGTTGAAAGACGAAAAAACAGGTTTGGTGCGGCTGCTGGCCCCGCCCCTGATCGCTTGGGCCAAGGTCGGTCAAAACGACCATCAAGGCGCCTTGCAGGCGCTGGCGAAGATGAAGGAAGAATCGGCGTTGGAGGCTCTGCACGACCTGCACGCCGCCCTGATCGAAGAACGCGCCGGAAACGCCAAGGCGGCGGAAGACCTGTTCGTCAGCGTGCTCGCCAAAGCCGGCATGTCGACCCGCATTACCGAACTTTTGGGTGGACACTTCGAACGGCTCGGCAAATTCGACAAAGCCACCGAGCTGTATTCGAAATTCACCAACGACGGCGAAGGCGCGGCCATGCTGGCCCTTTCTGAGGCCCGTCGCAAAGCCAACAAGAAACGCCCCCTGGACGTCGCCACCGCACAAGACGGCGCCGCCGAAGCGCTGTTCAACATCGCCAGCGTGCTCCAGTCCCAGGCCGGTGACAGCCGCGTCCAAGTGCTCGCCCATCTGTCTTTATATCTGCGCCCAAACATGACCGCCGCCAATGTCGTCGCCGCCGCCGCGCTGGAAGCGAAGGAACGTTACGCCGACGCCAACGCCATTTATGCAACCGTGCCCAAGGATTCGCCGCTGAGCTGGAACACGCGCATGCGCATGGCCGACAACCTCGACCGGATGGGCAATACCGACGACGCCGTGCACATGCTGCGCGCATTGGCGCGCGAACGCACGGATCGCGAAGTGCCGCTGATTGAACTGGGCGATGTCTTGCGCCGCCACGAACGTTTCAAAGAAGCCGCCGAGGCCTATACCGACGCATTCAAGCGCATCGAAAAAATCGACGCCCGGCATTGGACGGTGTTTTACGCCCGCGGCATCGCTTATGAGCAAACCGACCGTTGGCCTTTGGCCGAAAAAGATTTCCTCCAGGCCTTGGAGTTCGAACCCGATCAACCCTTGGTGCTCAACTATCTCGGCTACTCGTGGATCGACCAGGGTTTGCACCTGGACCGCGCCTTGAAGATGATCGAAAAAGCCGTCGATTTACGTCCCCGCGACGGTTACATCGTCGACAGTCTGGGGTGGGGCTTGTACCGTCTCGGTCA comes from the Magnetovibrio sp. genome and includes:
- a CDS encoding tetratricopeptide repeat protein → MFAQRPPLRPLGPSLRPLRTFAALLFVSGCVLSAPTVVPASDGQPHIGESAAGNYLAGRHAEQVGQSLAAMQYYGIATTRGDLATADLYKRIYILALTEGRIDEALTSLEKVEKAGEKAPFANLLRAVHAIKINNFAPVEELLKDEKTGLVRLLAPPLIAWAKVGQNDHQGALQALAKMKEESALEALHDLHAALIEERAGNAKAAEDLFVSVLAKAGMSTRITELLGGHFERLGKFDKATELYSKFTNDGEGAAMLALSEARRKANKKRPLDVATAQDGAAEALFNIASVLQSQAGDSRVQVLAHLSLYLRPNMTAANVVAAAALEAKERYADANAIYATVPKDSPLSWNTRMRMADNLDRMGNTDDAVHMLRALARERTDREVPLIELGDVLRRHERFKEAAEAYTDAFKRIEKIDARHWTVFYARGIAYEQTDRWPLAEKDFLQALEFEPDQPLVLNYLGYSWIDQGLHLDRALKMIEKAVDLRPRDGYIVDSLGWGLYRLGQFDEAVKKLERAVMLRPADPVINDHLGDALWQVGRTREARFQWERAKTLEPDADLAEILNQKLKDGLKTAPAI